A window of Aliarcobacter trophiarum LMG 25534 contains these coding sequences:
- the ppk2 gene encoding polyphosphate kinase 2, with product MNLNDFDITSHSGLYVSKESHPTFGKKYIARFQYDKKRYVKVLGYEKRDKITLNGAINLIEKFKASIIKDSQEQDKKPTIKTTSKSSNINSEELKRLKDENNYLKSLLGDYKKLKAEDLTDGIQKIYDFQSLKAYQIELIKLQDWLEKENKRMIIIFEGRDASGKGGAIRRITRYMNNKHYRVVALGKPTETQRNQWFLQRYIEHFPTGGEIVLFDRSWYNRAMVEPVFGFCTPEEHEIFMEDIVNFEQDLVRQGMILIKLYFSVSKEEQKRRFDRRINDPLRQWKFSEVDMQAQDLWDEFSEKKYEMLRRTTSRSAPWHIIRSDDKQLARFEALKIILNSVDYDGRNYSLNFEANEDINISVQRELLQMRKTKDY from the coding sequence ATGAATTTAAATGACTTTGATATAACCTCTCATAGTGGATTATATGTTTCAAAAGAGAGTCATCCTACTTTTGGAAAAAAATATATAGCAAGATTTCAATATGATAAAAAAAGATATGTCAAAGTTTTGGGATATGAAAAAAGAGATAAAATAACACTAAATGGTGCTATAAATCTAATAGAAAAATTTAAAGCTTCAATTATTAAAGATTCTCAAGAACAAGATAAAAAGCCAACTATTAAAACAACATCTAAAAGCAGTAACATAAATAGTGAAGAGTTAAAAAGGCTAAAAGATGAAAATAACTATTTAAAATCTCTTTTAGGTGATTATAAAAAACTAAAAGCTGAAGATTTAACTGATGGAATTCAAAAAATCTACGATTTTCAATCTTTAAAAGCATACCAAATAGAGTTAATCAAACTCCAAGATTGGCTTGAAAAAGAGAATAAAAGAATGATTATTATTTTTGAAGGAAGAGATGCTTCTGGAAAAGGTGGGGCGATTAGAAGAATTACTCGTTATATGAACAATAAGCATTATAGAGTTGTAGCTCTTGGGAAACCAACAGAAACACAAAGAAATCAGTGGTTTTTGCAAAGATATATAGAACACTTTCCAACAGGAGGAGAGATAGTTTTATTTGATAGAAGTTGGTACAATCGTGCTATGGTTGAACCAGTTTTTGGCTTTTGTACTCCAGAAGAGCATGAAATTTTTATGGAAGATATTGTAAATTTTGAGCAAGATTTAGTAAGACAAGGTATGATTTTGATTAAATTATACTTTTCTGTTTCAAAAGAAGAGCAAAAAAGAAGATTTGATAGAAGAATTAATGACCCATTAAGACAGTGGAAATTTTCAGAAGTTGATATGCAAGCTCAAGATTTATGGGATGAATTCTCTGAAAAAAAATATGAGATGTTAAGACGAACAACTTCAAGATCTGCACCTTGGCATATCATAAGAAGTGATGATAAACAATTAGCTAGGTTTGAAGCTTTAAAAATAATTCTAAACTCAGTTGATTATGATGGTAGAAACTACTCATTAAATTTTGAAGCAAATGAAGATATAAATATCTCTGTTCAAAGAGAGTTACTTCAAATGAGAAAAACAAAAGATTATTAA
- the tig gene encoding trigger factor: MEFKANRVDEANVEIKATISKELIEKNLDKVAAQAAKTMNVQGFRKGKVPVAVVKQRYADKLLEDAQGEAIRKVLDEGLKQLDIKNEDLIGEPSISKFDKKDNGSVELEISVACKPQINLGDYKTLVPKVKAIEVGIEKIDARLTEIASQSAPLEKIARKRAAKDGDFAVIDFEGFVDGVAFEGGKAEKYPLQIGSGSFIPGFEEQVIGMKYEEQKDITVQFPKEYQAKDLAGKDAVFKVTLHEIQERKVGDLNDEFAKTMLPNDKDATLETLREKIKEQMVATEKATYYREELKPVFLDTLVEKINFALPKTVVEQEINFALNGKIRAMSEAEINELKENASKIEEIREELKKDATNSVKATFIIDALAKAESIEVSDQEVTQVLYFEALQMGQNPQDVIKQYQEAGYLPAIKMSIIEEKVISKLFDEKLAK; encoded by the coding sequence ATGGAGTTCAAAGCAAATAGAGTTGATGAAGCAAATGTTGAGATTAAAGCAACAATTTCAAAAGAGTTAATAGAAAAAAACTTAGATAAAGTAGCTGCTCAAGCTGCAAAAACTATGAATGTTCAAGGTTTTAGAAAAGGGAAAGTTCCTGTTGCTGTTGTAAAACAAAGATATGCAGATAAACTACTTGAAGATGCTCAGGGTGAAGCTATTAGAAAAGTTTTAGATGAAGGTTTAAAACAACTTGATATTAAAAATGAAGATTTAATAGGAGAACCTAGTATCTCTAAATTTGATAAAAAAGATAATGGAAGTGTTGAGTTAGAGATTTCTGTAGCTTGTAAACCACAAATTAATTTAGGTGATTATAAAACTTTAGTTCCAAAAGTAAAAGCTATTGAAGTTGGGATTGAGAAAATAGATGCAAGACTTACTGAAATTGCTAGCCAATCAGCACCTTTAGAAAAAATTGCTAGAAAAAGAGCTGCAAAAGATGGTGATTTTGCTGTAATTGATTTTGAAGGTTTTGTTGATGGTGTTGCATTTGAGGGTGGAAAAGCTGAGAAATATCCATTACAAATTGGTTCAGGTTCATTTATTCCAGGATTTGAAGAACAAGTTATTGGTATGAAATATGAAGAACAAAAAGATATTACTGTTCAATTTCCAAAAGAGTATCAAGCAAAAGATTTAGCTGGAAAAGATGCTGTATTTAAAGTAACTTTACATGAAATTCAAGAAAGAAAAGTTGGTGATTTAAATGATGAATTTGCAAAAACTATGCTTCCAAATGATAAAGATGCAACTCTTGAGACATTAAGAGAAAAGATAAAAGAGCAAATGGTAGCAACTGAAAAAGCAACTTATTATAGAGAAGAGCTAAAACCAGTATTTTTAGACACTTTAGTTGAAAAAATCAATTTTGCTTTACCAAAAACTGTAGTTGAACAAGAGATTAATTTTGCATTAAATGGTAAAATAAGAGCTATGAGTGAAGCTGAAATCAATGAATTAAAAGAGAATGCTTCTAAAATTGAAGAGATAAGAGAAGAGTTGAAAAAAGATGCAACTAATTCTGTAAAAGCTACTTTTATTATTGATGCTTTAGCAAAAGCTGAGAGTATCGAAGTAAGCGACCAAGAAGTTACACAAGTTTTATACTTTGAAGCACTTCAAATGGGACAAAATCCACAAGATGTTATTAAACAATACCAAGAAGCTGGATATTTACCTGCAATTAAAATGTCAATTATTGAAGAGAAAGTTATCTCTAAACTATTTGATGAGAAATTAGCAAAATAA
- a CDS encoding saccharopine dehydrogenase family protein, with protein MTKKGILIIGAGGVSQVATVKCAMNIDTFEKITLASRTISKCDAIAEYILKNQGVRIDTAQVDADSVDELIKLIEKVNPKLVLNVALPYQDLTIMDACTRCKVDYVDTANYEHPDEAKFEYKEQWARDKQFKDSGIMALLGSGFDPGVTGVFCAYAQQNLFDEIHYIDIMDCNAGDHGYKFATNFNPEINLREVSANGRYWEDGKWIETKPLEIRVDHDYPEIGVKASYLLYHEELESLSKNIKDLKRIRFFMTFGDSYIQHMNCLQNVGMLGIEPIEHKGQQIIPIEFLKTLLPDPASLGPRTVGKTNIGCIIEGLKDGKPRKVYIYNVCDHQECYKETGAQAVSYTTGVPAMIGSKMLYKGIWQDKGVFNIEEFDAKPFMDELMTQGLPWKILELDAK; from the coding sequence ATGACTAAAAAAGGGATTTTAATCATTGGGGCTGGTGGAGTTAGTCAAGTAGCAACTGTAAAATGTGCTATGAATATTGATACATTTGAGAAGATTACATTAGCATCAAGAACTATTAGTAAGTGTGATGCAATAGCAGAATATATTTTGAAAAATCAAGGTGTAAGAATAGATACAGCACAAGTAGATGCAGATAGTGTTGATGAACTTATAAAACTTATAGAAAAAGTAAATCCAAAGTTAGTTTTAAATGTTGCTTTACCCTATCAAGATTTGACAATTATGGATGCTTGTACAAGATGTAAAGTTGATTATGTTGATACTGCAAATTATGAACACCCAGATGAAGCAAAATTTGAGTATAAAGAGCAGTGGGCAAGAGACAAACAGTTTAAAGATAGTGGAATTATGGCACTTTTAGGTTCTGGATTTGACCCAGGAGTTACAGGAGTATTTTGTGCTTATGCTCAACAAAACTTATTTGATGAAATTCATTATATAGATATTATGGATTGTAATGCAGGAGATCACGGTTATAAATTTGCGACAAACTTTAATCCAGAAATTAATTTAAGAGAAGTAAGTGCGAATGGAAGATATTGGGAAGATGGGAAATGGATAGAGACAAAGCCACTTGAAATAAGAGTAGATCATGACTATCCAGAAATAGGAGTAAAAGCTTCATATCTTCTATATCACGAAGAGTTAGAAAGTTTATCAAAAAATATAAAAGACTTAAAAAGAATTAGATTTTTTATGACATTTGGTGACTCATATATTCAACATATGAACTGTCTACAAAATGTTGGGATGCTTGGAATTGAGCCTATAGAGCATAAAGGTCAACAAATTATTCCAATTGAGTTTCTAAAAACTCTACTTCCAGACCCAGCAAGTTTAGGACCAAGAACTGTTGGGAAAACAAATATAGGGTGTATTATTGAAGGTTTAAAAGATGGAAAACCAAGAAAAGTTTATATTTATAATGTTTGTGACCATCAAGAGTGCTATAAAGAAACAGGAGCACAAGCTGTTAGTTATACAACAGGAGTTCCAGCTATGATTGGTTCAAAAATGTTATATAAAGGTATTTGGCAAGATAAGGGAGTATTTAATATTGAAGAGTTTGATGCAAAACCATTTATGGATGAGCTAATGACTCAAGGACTTCCTTGGAAAATTTTAGAATTAGATGCTAAATAA
- the nspC gene encoding carboxynorspermidine decarboxylase, with amino-acid sequence MIKEHKIVNSFEELPSPSYVCEVELLEKNLKLLKYVQDEANIKILLALKGFAMFSTFDICREYLEGCCASGLHEAILAKEEFKKEVHTYSPAFKDEEIDEIISISNHLVFNSFSQLRRFKDKAYGKASLGIRLNPEYSSVEVDLYNPCAPFSRMGTTKANFDESMLEYLEGFHFHALCEQNVDALQGALKSFEEKFSQYFSKLKWVNFGGGHHITRADYDVEGLIKLLKDFKARYPHLEVYMEPGEAIGWQTGYLVATVLDIIDNGMNLVILDTSAEAHMPDTLAMPYRAMIRDSGVANEKKYTYRLGGNTCLSGDIIGDYSFDKPLQVGDKIILEDMIHYTMVKTTTFNGIKLPSIVIKNKDNSYKVVKDFGYNDYKSKLS; translated from the coding sequence ATGATAAAAGAGCATAAAATTGTAAACTCTTTTGAAGAGTTACCAAGTCCATCTTATGTTTGTGAAGTAGAGCTTTTAGAAAAAAATTTAAAACTTTTAAAATATGTGCAAGATGAAGCAAATATAAAAATTCTTTTAGCTCTAAAAGGTTTTGCAATGTTCTCTACTTTTGATATTTGTAGAGAGTATTTAGAAGGTTGTTGTGCCTCTGGACTTCATGAAGCAATTTTAGCAAAAGAGGAGTTTAAAAAAGAGGTTCATACTTATAGCCCAGCTTTTAAAGATGAAGAGATTGATGAGATTATATCTATTTCAAATCATTTAGTTTTTAACTCATTTTCTCAACTAAGAAGATTTAAGGACAAAGCTTATGGTAAAGCCTCTTTAGGAATTAGGTTAAATCCTGAGTACTCAAGTGTTGAAGTAGATTTATATAATCCTTGTGCCCCATTTTCAAGAATGGGAACAACAAAAGCAAACTTTGATGAGTCAATGCTAGAGTACTTAGAAGGTTTTCATTTTCATGCTCTTTGTGAACAAAATGTTGATGCCTTACAAGGTGCATTAAAAAGCTTTGAAGAGAAATTTTCACAATATTTCTCAAAATTAAAATGGGTAAATTTCGGAGGTGGTCATCATATTACAAGAGCTGACTATGATGTTGAAGGTTTAATAAAGCTTTTAAAAGATTTCAAAGCTAGATATCCTCATCTTGAAGTTTATATGGAACCAGGAGAGGCTATAGGCTGGCAAACTGGTTACTTAGTTGCAACTGTTTTAGATATTATTGATAATGGAATGAATTTAGTAATTCTTGATACTAGTGCCGAAGCTCATATGCCTGATACTTTGGCTATGCCATATCGTGCAATGATAAGAGATAGTGGAGTTGCAAATGAGAAGAAATATACATATAGATTAGGTGGGAACACTTGCTTATCTGGGGACATAATAGGAGATTACTCTTTTGATAAACCTTTACAAGTTGGAGATAAAATTATTTTAGAAGATATGATTCACTATACGATGGTAAAAACAACAACATTTAATGGTATAAAATTACCATCAATTGTTATTAAAAACAAGGACAACTCTTATAAAGTTGTAAAAGATTTTGGTTATAATGACTATAAATCAAAATTATCTTGA
- the ppk2 gene encoding polyphosphate kinase 2 has protein sequence MGHDRSLIRHAFEDDNSVIDTKDDISHGKNKNRTKKVLEEKEEDGEQKVQVWIKKETLEYQKRLTLLQIELLKLQNHVKEKGLKVLIIFEGRDAAGKGGTIKRITEHMNPRGARIVALEKPNEQEITQWYFQRYVSHLPSAGEIVIFDRSWYNRAGVEPVMGFCTKEQHEQFLRDVPEFEKMLVETGIILFKYYFSVSKKEQERRFKKREDDPLKQYKLSPIDKEAQKVWDKYTTAKFSMLMASHTPIAPWTVVKSDNKKKARINCIRHLLNGIDYGRKSKDEAIFKIDRKILINGAVEIENMQEGSEKIRSAK, from the coding sequence ATGGGACATGATAGAAGTCTAATAAGACATGCTTTTGAAGATGACAATTCAGTCATTGACACAAAAGATGATATTTCTCATGGAAAAAATAAGAATAGAACTAAAAAAGTACTAGAAGAGAAAGAAGAAGATGGAGAGCAAAAAGTCCAAGTTTGGATTAAAAAAGAGACTTTAGAATACCAAAAAAGACTTACATTACTTCAAATTGAACTTTTAAAACTTCAAAATCATGTAAAAGAGAAGGGATTAAAAGTTTTAATTATTTTTGAAGGAAGAGATGCTGCTGGTAAAGGTGGGACAATAAAGAGAATTACTGAGCATATGAATCCAAGGGGTGCCAGAATTGTTGCCTTAGAAAAACCAAATGAACAAGAAATAACACAATGGTATTTTCAAAGATATGTAAGTCATCTTCCTAGTGCGGGAGAGATAGTTATATTTGATAGAAGTTGGTACAATAGAGCTGGAGTTGAGCCTGTTATGGGATTTTGTACAAAAGAACAACATGAACAGTTTTTAAGAGATGTACCAGAATTTGAAAAAATGCTTGTAGAGACAGGTATTATCTTATTTAAATACTATTTTTCTGTATCTAAAAAAGAGCAGGAGAGAAGATTTAAAAAAAGAGAGGATGATCCACTAAAGCAATACAAACTCTCTCCAATTGATAAAGAGGCTCAAAAAGTTTGGGATAAATATACAACAGCTAAATTCTCAATGCTTATGGCATCTCATACTCCAATAGCTCCTTGGACTGTTGTAAAAAGTGACAATAAAAAGAAAGCTAGAATAAACTGTATTAGACACCTTTTAAATGGTATTGATTATGGAAGAAAATCAAAAGATGAGGCTATCTTCAAAATTGATAGAAAGATTTTAATTAATGGTGCAGTTGAGATAGAAAATATGCAAGAAGGAAGTGAAAAAATTAGGAGTGCTAAATGA
- the def gene encoding peptide deformylase yields the protein MIREIITYPNKLLRTKSKDVERFDSELHTLLDDMYETMIASNGVGLAAIQIAIPLNILIINPINEDDIQNKDDLIEAINPKITHKDGEQVYQEGCLSVPGFYEDITRAKHIIVEYYNRFGEKQTIECEDFLAVAWQHEMEHLEGHVFIENLSFTKRQKFEKEWKNKIKSKK from the coding sequence ATGATTAGAGAGATTATTACATATCCAAATAAACTACTTAGAACAAAATCAAAAGATGTAGAGAGGTTTGATAGCGAACTTCATACACTTTTGGATGATATGTATGAAACCATGATAGCTTCAAATGGAGTTGGTCTTGCAGCCATTCAGATTGCTATTCCACTTAATATTTTAATCATAAATCCTATAAATGAAGATGACATTCAAAATAAAGACGACTTAATAGAAGCAATAAATCCAAAAATCACTCATAAAGATGGAGAGCAAGTATATCAAGAGGGTTGTCTTAGTGTTCCTGGATTTTATGAAGATATCACAAGAGCGAAACATATTATTGTGGAGTATTATAATAGATTTGGAGAAAAACAAACTATAGAGTGTGAAGATTTCTTAGCTGTTGCTTGGCAACATGAAATGGAACATTTGGAAGGACATGTTTTTATAGAAAATCTATCTTTTACAAAACGACAAAAGTTTGAAAAAGAGTGGAAAAATAAGATAAAATCTAAAAAATAG
- the clpP gene encoding ATP-dependent Clp endopeptidase proteolytic subunit ClpP, producing the protein MSYIPYVVEKTGRGERSYDIYSRLLKDRIIMLSGEINDAVASTVVAQLLFLEAEDPEKDIYLYINSPGGVVTSGMSIFDTMNYIKPDVCTICIGQAASMGAFLLSSGTKGKRYSLPNSRIMIHQPLGGARGQATDIQIQAREIQRLKDTLNSILASQTGQDISTIEKDTDRDNFMSAAEACSYGLIDEVIEKHK; encoded by the coding sequence ATGAGTTATATACCTTATGTAGTTGAAAAAACTGGTCGAGGAGAGAGAAGCTATGATATTTATTCACGACTTTTAAAAGATAGAATTATCATGTTAAGCGGAGAGATAAATGATGCAGTTGCTTCAACTGTAGTAGCTCAACTTCTATTTTTAGAAGCTGAAGACCCTGAAAAAGATATCTATTTATATATAAACTCTCCAGGTGGTGTAGTAACTAGTGGAATGTCTATTTTTGACACTATGAACTATATAAAACCAGATGTTTGTACTATATGTATTGGTCAAGCTGCATCTATGGGTGCATTTTTATTAAGCAGTGGAACTAAAGGGAAAAGATACTCTTTACCAAATTCAAGAATTATGATTCATCAACCACTTGGTGGTGCTAGAGGTCAGGCAACTGATATTCAAATTCAAGCACGTGAGATTCAAAGACTAAAAGATACACTAAACTCTATTTTAGCTAGTCAAACTGGTCAAGATATTTCAACTATTGAAAAAGATACAGATAGAGATAATTTTATGAGTGCAGCAGAAGCTTGTAGTTATGGATTAATCGATGAAGTTATCGAAAAACATAAATAA
- a CDS encoding DUF262 domain-containing protein — MSIEIIQASLSSTDTRILKLYNQIKVGELVLRPFFQRKLVWKKIHKYHFIETILKNYPFPEIYISTGSMDTSKLTSIDWVVDGQQRLSTIYDYISSEGDFKSQNVVKPFNELSSAEQEIFLSYKVVVRDLGKINIDTIQEIFKRINNTEYSLNTNEKMNASYHNNSFMIFCKQLVDEEIDLSQPFVQDNNITLVSLVDRKKVSNIFKKVFNDNDIRRMNDLQFIMTLVISLELGYFNRRGEIDNYLDKYNEDYPSATQIKNLLLPIIDFIERLSLNDKSYWFNKANIFTMIIELSKMDYSNINISLLKERLEYIDEENKKFNSTHTIIDEFSYGLEQYFMYAKEAVNDKKSRIIRGEIFEKILLDCYN, encoded by the coding sequence ATGTCAATAGAAATTATACAAGCAAGTTTATCTTCAACTGATACGAGAATATTAAAATTATATAATCAAATTAAAGTAGGAGAACTTGTTTTAAGGCCATTCTTTCAAAGAAAATTAGTATGGAAAAAAATACATAAATATCATTTTATTGAAACTATATTAAAAAATTATCCTTTCCCAGAAATTTATATATCAACTGGTAGTATGGATACAAGTAAATTAACCTCTATTGATTGGGTTGTTGATGGACAACAAAGGCTTTCAACTATTTATGATTATATTTCATCAGAAGGTGATTTTAAATCACAAAATGTAGTTAAGCCTTTTAATGAACTATCAAGTGCTGAACAAGAAATCTTTTTATCATATAAAGTTGTAGTAAGAGATTTAGGTAAAATTAATATAGATACAATTCAAGAAATTTTTAAAAGAATAAATAATACAGAATATTCTTTAAATACAAATGAAAAGATGAATGCTTCTTATCATAATAATTCATTTATGATTTTTTGTAAACAATTAGTTGATGAAGAAATAGATTTATCTCAACCTTTTGTTCAAGATAATAATATAACATTGGTTTCATTAGTAGATAGGAAAAAAGTATCAAATATTTTTAAAAAAGTATTTAATGATAACGATATTAGGAGAATGAATGATTTACAATTTATTATGACATTAGTTATATCTTTAGAATTAGGGTATTTTAATCGTAGAGGTGAAATTGATAATTATCTTGATAAGTATAATGAAGATTATCCTTCTGCGACACAAATAAAGAATTTATTATTACCTATAATTGATTTTATTGAAAGATTATCTTTAAATGATAAATCATATTGGTTTAACAAGGCTAATATTTTTACAATGATAATAGAGTTGAGTAAAATGGATTATTCAAATATTAATATTAGTTTATTGAAAGAAAGATTAGAATATATTGATGAAGAGAATAAAAAATTCAATTCAACACATACAATTATAGATGAATTTTCTTATGGATTAGAACAATACTTTATGTATGCTAAAGAAGCAGTAAATGATAAGAAATCTAGAATAATTAGAGGTGAGATTTTTGAGAAAATTTTACTAGATTGTTATAATTAA
- a CDS encoding FtsK/SpoIIIE domain-containing protein yields MLRLFIVNLGIHLAVLFLGLFLVIFFTKNGAALDEVEKYKYLFLVSGLVVFIERLIYYIKYYKFHILPYSLKLFNRVNNEQKESKIYLDKFKIYDKKSNTYFFKNRLSIDKKAYIDLKDRIIHLLGYEDKNEVEFEIKAHNKKEVAIKLFKLPKKFDWHIGLLKDKNIYLGHNKDGSYYLPLENLTSSICCGESGSGKSNFLNMIIFSLLQNSQYIEHLDFIDLKGVELSRYELNNTTFTDNIEEANNLFENLKNEMNNRFKEMKEKKDLTYNGNFRICLIDEIGTISTHFDKKLKENIFNNLIEIGQKGRASKVLLLIFSQKIDSTNIPTNVLTNLQGSFLLRTSSQFNINNSIGLNEEVEEITRTRVQDFPKGRVIFKDGLSSEKVLLQTPFLSQDVQNSMIKYFQNWINK; encoded by the coding sequence ATGCTTAGATTATTTATAGTTAATTTAGGTATTCATTTGGCTGTTTTATTTTTGGGTCTATTTTTAGTGATATTTTTCACTAAAAATGGAGCAGCCCTTGATGAAGTAGAAAAGTATAAATACTTATTTTTAGTTTCTGGCTTAGTAGTATTTATTGAAAGATTAATTTATTATATAAAATATTATAAATTTCATATATTGCCTTATTCTTTAAAGCTATTTAATAGGGTAAATAATGAACAAAAAGAATCTAAAATATACCTAGATAAATTTAAAATATATGATAAAAAAAGTAATACATATTTTTTTAAAAATAGATTATCTATTGATAAAAAAGCCTATATAGATTTAAAAGATAGGATTATCCATCTATTGGGATATGAAGATAAAAATGAAGTAGAGTTTGAAATAAAAGCACATAATAAAAAAGAAGTAGCTATTAAACTTTTTAAACTTCCTAAAAAATTTGATTGGCATATTGGATTACTAAAAGATAAAAATATATATCTAGGACATAATAAAGATGGCTCTTATTATTTACCTTTAGAAAACTTAACATCTTCCATTTGTTGTGGAGAAAGTGGAAGTGGAAAATCAAATTTCTTGAATATGATTATATTTTCATTATTACAGAATAGCCAATATATAGAACATTTAGATTTTATAGATTTGAAAGGAGTTGAATTAAGTAGATATGAGCTAAATAATACAACTTTTACAGATAATATAGAAGAAGCAAATAACTTATTTGAAAATCTAAAAAATGAGATGAATAACAGATTTAAAGAAATGAAAGAGAAAAAAGATTTAACTTATAATGGAAATTTCAGGATTTGCCTTATTGATGAAATAGGCACAATATCCACTCATTTTGATAAAAAGCTAAAAGAGAATATCTTTAATAACCTTATAGAAATAGGGCAAAAGGGTAGAGCTTCAAAAGTTCTCTTATTAATATTTTCTCAAAAGATAGATTCAACAAATATTCCTACAAATGTGCTTACTAATTTACAAGGCTCTTTTTTACTTAGAACAAGTAGCCAATTTAATATAAATAATTCCATTGGATTAAATGAAGAAGTAGAAGAAATAACAAGAACAAGAGTTCAAGATTTTCCAAAAGGTAGAGTTATATTTAAAGATGGATTAAGTAGTGAAAAAGTGTTATTACAAACTCCTTTTTTATCTCAAGATGTTCAAAACTCAATGATTAAATATTTTCAAAATTGGATTAATAAATAA